The Schistocerca gregaria isolate iqSchGreg1 chromosome 1, iqSchGreg1.2, whole genome shotgun sequence genome includes a window with the following:
- the LOC126278139 gene encoding uncharacterized protein LOC126278139, translating to MTAACCSATRRRTADTLMLLLLFLPLLNVTSGTKETEEEDVYKVLLPSSQTLLKKHVQAISNYQDPKAVEKENFVAIVNQPGVTFVHKRAISSGELDLLELNSVQSKNGHSDSDSSRKASVFHEQITTALSADPDKLLNPNKEHPSLQVVNTAAIWKNVFETSANAPVLKKVGDKSVFLYNINSNTKSERFNKVDSEFQYGFQNINSHSLKKNKRSVITLGDSETVQTVDCANRSSVNSTCGNDGRFNFVPGSDDSSRTASNIQLNNTSSDRNRKSVKDFSMFTQSRLTLPFQKKKLVDITDSSMGYRSPSTIDSSQKHQPPSGNSSETSAIASRSINISYSIPSVKSAGRLSATTIPPEGLDAASITGITVGLVVFLGIVGAMCFILYKRRNQNKPQTLSDKSSNPDSSVYIEESSVRDDSEEMYSLDNDSFLNSLEAMTIQNYWTENVKHTKL from the exons TTATGCTGTTGCTGCTTTTTTTACCATTGCTGAATGTAACATCTGGAACCAAGGAGACAGAAGAGGAAGATGTGTATAAAGTCTTACTACCATCTAGTCAGACATTATTGAAAAAGCATGTACAAGCCATATCCAATTACCAAGATCCAAAGGCTGTGGAGAAAGAGAATTTTGTTGCTATTGTAAATCAACCAGGAGTTACATTTGTCCATAAAAGAGCTATTTCAAGTGGTGAATTGGATCTATTAGAGCTTAATTCTGTACAGTCTAAAAATGGGCACAGTGACAGTGATTCCAGTAGGAAAGCAAGTGTCTTCCATGAACAGATCACTACTGCACTGTCTGCTGACCCAGACAAACTATTAAACCCAAATAAGGAACATCCAAGTTTACAAGTTGTAAATACTGCAGCCATATGGAAGAATGTGTTTGAAACAAGTGCAAATGCCCCAGTATTAAAGAAAGTTGGAGACAAAAGTGTATTTTTGTACAACATAAATTCGAACACAAAAAGTGAAAGATTTAACAAAGTGGACAGTGAATTTCAGTatggtttccaaaacataaattctCATAGTTTGAAGAAGAACAAGAGGTCTGTCATTACCCTTGGTGATTCAGAAACTGTACAGACAGTGGACTGTGCGAACAGGTCATCAGTAAATAGCACTTGTGGAAATGATGGTAGGTTTAACTTCGTGCCTGGCAGTGATGATTCCAGCAGAACTGCAAGTAATATTCAGCTGAACAATACTTCCAGTGACAGAAATCGTAAAAGCGTGAAAGACTTTAGCATGTTTACACAATCAAGACTGACATTGCCATTTCAAAAAAAGAAGTTAGTTGATATTACAGATAGCAGTATGGGTTACAGATCACCATCAACTATTGATTCTTCTCAGAAACATCAACCACCTTCAGGGAACAGCAGTGAAACCAGCGCTATTGCAAGCAGATCAATAAACATATCATACTCGATCCCCAGTGTGAAGTCAGCTGGAAGATTATCAGCTACAACCATCCCTCCTGAAGGTCTGGATGCTGCATCAATAACAGGAATTACTGTGGGATTAGTTGTCTTCCTTGGCATAGTAG GTGCCATGTGCTTCATTCTTTATAAGCGGAGGAACCAAAACAAACCACAGACGCTGAGTGACAAAAGCAGCAACCCTGATTCCAGTGTATACATCGAAGAAAGCTCTGTAAGG gATGACTCAGAGGAAATGTATAGTTTAGATAATGATTCTTTCTTGAATAGTCTAGAAGCCATGACTATCCAGAACTACTGGACAGAAAATGTCAAACATACCAAACTATAG